The genome window GAGATGAATTATATGTCAAATACAAATAAGATGCCTATAGAAGAAGGAATAGACCATAGCTTTAGCCTTATGAGAGAAGGATATATGTACATTTTGAACAGACGTAAAAGTTTTAATTCTGATGTTTTCGAGACTCGGTTACTTGGAAAAAAAGCGATCTGCATGGGGGGACTGGAAGCTGCAGAAATTTTTTATGACACAGAGAAATTCAAAAGAAAAGATGCAGCACCAAATCGTGCAGTGCAAACATTGTTTGGCAAGAATGGTGTTCAGGGATTAGATGGACAGGCCCATAAATATCGGAAGGAAATGTTTATGTCCATCATGTCTCCTGATGGACTTGAAAAATTAACCAGCATTACAGAAAAACAGTGGGAGATAGCACTGGATAAATGGAAAAATATGAATAAAGTTATTCTTTATGAAGAAGCAAAGGAAATTATGTGTAAGACAGCCTGCCAGTGGGCAGGTGTACCGGTTGAAGAAAACGAAATTAAGGGATTGACAAAAGATTTGGGAGCGATGTTCGAGTCGGCAGCTGCAGTTGGACCGGCTCATTGGCTGGGGAGAAATGCACGGAATCGGGTAGAACAGTGGATTGGAGAACTCATTGATAGGGTTCGTGATGGGAAAGTGACCCCCCCTGAAAATACGGCATTACACAAATTTTCCTGGCATCGTGATTTGGAAGGGAATCTTCTGGATACCGAGACCGCTGCTGTGGAAGTAATCAACATTCTAAGACCGATTGTTGCGATTGCTATATTTATCAATTTTATAGCACTGGCAGTATATCACTATCCAGAAG of Oceanobacillus zhaokaii contains these proteins:
- a CDS encoding cytochrome P450, which translates into the protein MSNTNKMPIEEGIDHSFSLMREGYMYILNRRKSFNSDVFETRLLGKKAICMGGLEAAEIFYDTEKFKRKDAAPNRAVQTLFGKNGVQGLDGQAHKYRKEMFMSIMSPDGLEKLTSITEKQWEIALDKWKNMNKVILYEEAKEIMCKTACQWAGVPVEENEIKGLTKDLGAMFESAAAVGPAHWLGRNARNRVEQWIGELIDRVRDGKVTPPENTALHKFSWHRDLEGNLLDTETAAVEVINILRPIVAIAIFINFIALAVYHYPEERKKLETREEKYTQMFVQEVRRSYPFFPFVVALVKKDFIWKGYKFEEGTLTLLDVYGTNHDPKIWENPDVFNPDRFSKWEGSPFSFIPQGGGDYFMGHRCAGEWVTIEVMKVSLDFLTNQMEYEIPEQDLSFSMVSMPSIPHSKVELKNVKRRI